A genomic stretch from Setaria italica strain Yugu1 chromosome VII, Setaria_italica_v2.0, whole genome shotgun sequence includes:
- the LOC101763728 gene encoding PHD finger protein ALFIN-LIKE 7, which yields MDDSGSAPIFPNVRTPEDVFRDFRGRRAGILKALTTDVEKFYKMCDPEKENLCLYGLSNETWEVTLPAEEVPPELPEPALGINFARDGMAEKDWLMLVAVHSDAWLIAVAFYFGARFGFDKDARRRLFTMISNLPTIYEVVTGSGKKPSKTPNSNGKSKSGSKPSKKPNSNSKPAKQPVPKQEEQTLKEEGGDKDQAYLCGTCGGSYSNNGDFWIGCDICENWYHGDCVRITPAKAEHIKQYKCPACSNKRSRE from the exons ATGGACGATTCCGGCTCCGCCCCCATCTTCCCGAACGTGCGCACTCCCGAGGACGTCTTCAGGGAtttccgcggccgccgcgccggcatcCTCAAGGCGCTCACCACCG ATGTGGAGAAGTTCTACAAGATGTGCGACCCAG AAAAGGAGAACTTGTGCCTCTATGGACTATCTAATGAAACCTGGGAAGTGACCCTTCCAGCTGAGGAAGTTCCTCCTGAACTTCCAGAGCCAGCACTGGGAATAAACTTTGCTCGTGATGGAATGGCTGAGAAAGATTGGCTCATGCTGGTTGCTGTACACAGTGATGCATGGTTAATTGCTGTGGCATTTTACTTTGGGGCTCGCTTTGGATTTGATAAAGATGCCAG GAGAAGGCTCTTTACGATGATCAGTAATCTTCCCACTATTTATGAAGTTGTGACAGGAAGTGGGAAGAAGCCATCAAAAACCCCCAACAGCAATGGCAAAAGCAAGTCGGGCTCTAAA CCATCCAAGAAACCTAATTCAAACAGCAAGCCAGCGAAGCAGCCCGTGCCAAAGCAGGAGGAACAGACCCTCAAAGAAGAGGGAGGTGACAAGGATCAAGCTTACCTGTGCGGCACATGTGGAGGGAGCTATTCTAATAATGGTGACTTCTGGATAGGCTGTGACATTTGCGAGAACTGGTACCATGGCGACTGTGTGCGCATCACTCCTGCCAAGGCAGAGCACATCAAGCAGTACAAGTGCCCGGCTTGCAGTAACAAGAGGAGCAGGGAGTGA